The nucleotide sequence TCAAGTACCTCGTCCTGGTCCACGAGACCGCGGGCCCCGACTGGCTCACCCCCGACCTGTTCCGCATCGGCGCGTCCGGCCTGCTCAACGACTTGCTGATGCAGCGCCGGAAGCTGGCAACCGGCCACTACTCCGGACCCGACTACGTGACGGTGGACTGACGAAATGACCACTCCCGGCCGGGCGTTCGCCTACGCCCCCGCCCCCGAGTCCCGTTCCGCCGCCGACATCGCGCCCTCGTACGGCCTGTTCGTCGACGGCCGGTTCGCCGAGGCCGCCGACGGCGCCACGCTCAAGACCGTGAACCCCGCCACCGAGGAAGTCCTCTCCGAGGTCGCGGTCGGCGGCGAGGCCGACGTCGACCGGGCGGTCAAGGCCGCGCGCAAGGCGTTCAAGGCCTGGTCCGCGCTCCCGGGCGCCGAGCGCGCCAAATACCTGTTCCGCATCGCGCGCCTGATCCAGGAGCACGCCCGCGAACTCGCGGTGCTGGAGACGCTCGACAACGGCAAGCCGATCCGCGAGTCGCGCGATGTCGACCTCCCGCTCGTCGCCGCGCACTTCTTCCACCACGCGGGCTGGGCCGACAAGCTCGCGTACGCCGGTTTCGGGCCGAATCCCCGGCCGCTCGGCGTCGCCGGGCAGGTCATCCCGTGGAACTTCCCGCTGCTGATGCTCGCCTGGAAGATCGCCCCCGCGCTGGCCACCGGCAACACCGTCGTCCTCAAACCGGCCGAGACGACCCCGCTCACCGCCCTGCGCTTCGCGGAGATCTGCGTCGAGGCCGGCCTGCCTCCCGGCGTGGTCAACATCGTGACCGGCGCGGGCGCGACCGGGCGCGCGGTCGTCGCGCACCCCGACGTCGACAAGATCGCCTTCACCGGATCGACGCCGGTCGGCAAGGAGATCATCCGGACCGTCGCCGGCACCGGCAGGAGGCTGACCCTCGAACTCGGCGGCAAGGCGGCCAACATCGTGTACGACGACGCCGCGCTCGACTCGGCGATCGAGGGCATCGTCAACGGCGTCTTCTTCAACCAGGGCCAGGTCTGCTGCGCGGGTTCGCGGCTGCTCGTGCAGGAGTCGGTCGCGGACGAGGTCGTGGCGATGCTGACGCGGCGCCTCGGCACGCTGCGGCTCGGCGACCCGCTCGACAAGAACACCGACATCGGCGCGATCAACTCGGCCGCGCAACTCGACCGCGTCAAAGCGCTCGCGGCGGCCGGCGACGACGAGGGCGCCGAACGGTGGACGGCGCCCTGCGCGATCCCCGCGAAGGGCTTCTGGTTCCCGCCGACCGTCTTCACCGGCGTCACGCAGGCGCACCGCATCGCGCGCGAGGAGATCTTCGGCCCCGTCCTGTCCGTCCTGACGTTCCGCACCCCGGCCGAGGCGGTCGAGAAGGCCAACAACACGCCGTACGGGCTGTCGGCGGGCGTCTGGACCGAGAAGGGCGCCAAGGCCCTGTGGACCGCGCAGCGGCTGCGCGCCGGGGTCGTGTGGACCAACACGTTCAACCGCTTCGACCCGGCGTCGCCGTTCGGCGGTTTCAAGGAGTCCGGGTTCGGCCGCGAAGGCGGCAGGCACGGTCTGGGGGCATACCTGAATGTCTGAGATGTCGGAGAAGATCATGCGCGCGTCCGGCTCGGGGCGCCTCGCGGTCGCCAAGACCTACAAGCTGTTCATCGGGGGCGCGTTCCCCCGCTCCGAGAGCGGACGGGTGTACGCCGTGACCGACACGAAGGACCGCACCCTCGCGAACGCCCCGCGCGGCACCCGCAAAGACGCGCGCGACGCCGTCGCCGCCGCCCGCAGGGCCTTTCCCGGATGGTCCGGTGCCACGGCCTACAACCGAGGCCAAGTCCTGTACCGCATCGCGGAGATGCTGGAGGCGCGGCGCGACGAGTTCGCCGCCGAGGTCGGTGCCGCCGAGGGCATCGGGCGCGGTAAGGCGTCGGCCGCGGTCGACGCGGCCGTCGACCGCTGGGTCTGGTACGCGGGATGGACCGACAAACTCGCCCAGGTCGCGGGCGGCGCCAACCCGGTGGCCGGGCCGTACGCGAACTGGTCCACACCCGAACCCACGGGCGTCGTCGCGGTGCTCGCGCCGCGGACGTCGTCGCTGCTGGGGCTGACCGGTGTGCTCGCCCCGGTCGTCGCGACCGGCAACACCGCCGTCGTGCTCGCCGCCGAGAAGGCTCCGCTGCCCGCGCTGGCGTTCGCGGAGGTGCTGGCGGTGTCCGACGTCCCGGCCGGCGTCGTCAACATCCTGAGCGGCCCGGTCGCCGAGGTCGCCCCGTGGCTCGCGGCCCACCAGGACGTCAACGCGATCGACCTCGCGGGCGCGTCGCACACCGCGGGACTCGCGTCGGTCCGCGACCTGGAGATCGCCGCGGCCGACAACCTCAAGCGCGTCCTGCGCCCGGACGCGAAGGAGCCCGACTGGGCCGCCGACCCGGGCGTGGACCGCATGCTGGCCTTCACGGAGACGCGCACGGTCTGGCATCCGACCGGCACCTGACCCGCGCCAGCGGGTGCGGCGGGGGCGGCCCCCGCCGCCGCGGACGGCGGTTCGCGCACCCCTGCGCGCGAACCGCTCGCCGCCGCGCGGGCCCGGTTTCCGTCTGGGCCGAATCGCCTCGCGGGTCCGCGACCGCGGACGGCATCGGCCCGGCAGGCGTACGGCCCTCGACTCGGCCACGGGCAGCGTGGCCCGCCGCCCGGCCGAGTCCGTGCGGCGATCGCTTCGCTTGAGGGCCTGTTACCGAACTCCGCCCCTGAGACGCGGACCACGGACCGGACCGCGCTCCCCCGCCGACGCGTCGCGCCGCACGCCGCCCGGTCGGCCGGTCAGCGGCCCAGCAGCTCCTGGAGGTTCGTGCCGTCCGCGATCTGGCCGGTGATCATCGACGTGCTCACCGGCAGGTCGCCGATCTGCGTGCCGACCGCGTTGTCGATCGGGTTGAACCCGGTGCCCGCCAGGGGGTTGAGGGACGCGGTCATGACCGGCCCGACCGCGGCGGGGACGGCCGCCGCGAGGGCCGGCTCCACCTGCACGGGGGCGAGCGAGACCGCCGGGGTCGCGTTCGCCGCGGACGCGGACGCGCCGAGCGCGGCGGCGGCCCCGATCGACACGGTCATCACGGTACGCAGAGCCGAAGCCATGGCGGGTCCTTCCATTCAGGTCATCCGGTCATGAACGGGACGCGGCCGACACGAAGCGGACCGCCGCGGGAGCGCAACGCACCCGATCAACCACGCACCGTAGCGAAGTTCGCCCGGTTTCGGCAAAGCGGCGGCAATTGGGCACGACCGGACACGGGAACGGCCGCGCCCCGGAACCAAATCCGTCACCATGCCGTCCTCACCCCCGTACACCCGCAAATCCGCGGACCGGTAGCCCCACGGCCCCGCGGACGTACCGAACACCGCACCCCCGCAAGCCGAACACCGGCCCGAAACGACGAAGTCCCGGGCCGGTCCACTGGACCGCACCCGGGACTCCAGGTCCCCACCAAGCCCCCCCGGACCGATGTGAACACTCGACGTCGCGCGATACCCGCCTCGGCGGGCGGAGGATCAGGCGACCAGCTCCGCGAACGCCTCGTCCGCGCCGAAGCTGAGCGCCTCGTCCTCGCGCAGGCGGCGCAGGGCGCGCCAGATGCTGCTCTTGACGGTGCCGACCGAGACACCGAGGACCTCGGCGACCTCGGGGTCCGTACGGCCCTCGTAGTAGCGCAGCACGAGCATCGTGCGCTGGGGCTCGGGCAGCTTCGCGAGCGCCGACCACAGCACCGCGCGCAGCTCCGTGTCGCCCATCGAGTCCGAGCCGTCGGGACGCTCCGGCATCTCCTCGGTCGGGTACTCGCCGATTCGGCGGCGACGCCATGCCGATATGTGCAGGTTTGTCATGGTGCGGCGCAGGTAGCCGCCGAGCGCGGCCTTGTCCTGGATGCGGCCCCACGCCTGGTAGGTGCTCATCAGGGCGCTCTGCAGGAGGTCTTCGGCCTCGTTGCGGTCCCCGGTCAGGTGGTACGCGGTGGCGAACAGTGCCGAGCGGCGCTCCCGCACGTACGCCGTGAAGTCGTCGTCGATGCTTCCGGTTTCCTGCACCGCGGCCCGCGGCGCCGACTTCCCGACGCCCGGCACCGCGGCGAGCGCGACGACCGAACGGCGGTTGTCCTGGCGGTCGGTCGGTGACGGCCGGTCGATCTGTGACTGCATGGTTCCTCCCCCAGAGCCTGCTTCAACGCGAGCTTTGTTCACGGGGACAACTTTGCTGGCCGGGCTTCATCGGACCGTCCCCCCCGTGTCACAGCTGTGCAACAGGGATCGGGGGGTCAGAACCGCGTAACGCGGCCCGATGTTCTTCCCACCCGTGACGTCAGACACAATGGCTCGCGTGCCCTACTTGTTGTTGATCGAGGACGACGAGGCCGTACGCGCCGGCCTCGAACTCGCCCTGGGCCGCCAGGGTCACCGCGTGGTGACCGCAGCCACCGGCGAGCTCGGCTTGGAGCGGTGGCGTGAGCAGCGCCCCGATCTGATCGTGCTGGACGTGATGTTGCCCGGCATCGACGGATTCGAGGTGTGCCGGCGGATCCGTCGGACCGACTCGCTGCCGATCATCCTGCTGACCGCGCGCAACGACGACATCGACGTCGTCGTGGGCCTGGAGTCCGGGGCCGACGACTACGTCGTGAAGCCGGTCCAGCCGCGTGTGTTGGACGCACGGATCCGGGCGGTGCTGCGGCGCGGCGAGCGCGAGGTGTCGGACGCGTCGGTGTTCGGCGACCTCGTGGTCGACCGCAACGCGATGATCGTGACCAAGGGCGGCGAGGAGCTGTCCCTCACGCCCACCGAGCTGCGGTTGCTGGTCGAGCTGAGCAGGCGTCCCGGACAGGCCTTGTCGCGCCAGCAGTTGCTGCGCCTGGTCTGGGAGCACGACTATCTCGGCGACTCGCGGCTGGTCGACGCATGTGTGCAGCGGCTGCGCGCCAAGGTGGAGTTGGTGCCGTCCGCGCCGACGCTCATCCGTACCGTGCGGGGCGTGGGTTACCGCCTCGACCCGCCGTGACGGCTGCCGGGCGCAAGACGTCGCGTCCCCGTCCCCACCGTCCTGTTCTGGCCCGGATCGGGCACGCGCTGCGGTTGAGTTCGCTGCGTGTGCGCATCCTGGCGGTGTTCGCGATCGTCGCGCTGATCTCGGCGGTCGCGGCGTCGGGGATCGCGTACTGGCTGACGCGCAACGCGGTGCTGCAGCGCGCGCAGGATTCGGTGATCAAGGAGTTCCGGGACGGCTTGGGCCGGGCGTCGGAGACGCTGCCGCCGAACCCGGACGCGGAGCAGCTCGCGGCGGCGGCGGCGCAGTTGCGCGGGACGAGTTTCGGCTACGAGGTGGTGCTGGTCGCCGACGGCGATGTCGCGCCGCCCACCGGGAAGTTCACCGTCGCGGACGTGCCCTCGGACCTCCAGGAGGTCGTGAACACGCCGGACTCGCAGGGCCGCTACCACATGTACTTCCAGCGTGTGAACATCGCCGGTGAGCCCTACCTGATCTGCGGGACGAAGGTCGTCTCCAGCGGCGACGGCGTACCGGACGGCCCGACCGGCTACATGTTCCAGTCGCTGCGCGCCGAGCAGACCGACCTGACGTCGCTCGCCCGCTATCTGACGACCGGCGCGGTGCTCGCGCTGGGGGCGGCGGCGGTACTCGCGCTGGTCGGCGCACGGCACGTGCTGCGTCCGGTACGCCGGCTCGGCGACGCCGCGCGGCAGTTGGGCGCGGGGCGTCTGGACACCCGCCTGGACGTCCGCGGTTCCGATGAACTGGCGGATCTGGCACGCACGTTCAACGACGCGGCGGAGAAGTTGGAACGCAGCGTGACGGAGTTGCGCGCGTTGGAGGCGTCGTCGCGGCGGTTCGTCGCGGACGTCTCGCACGAGTTGCGGACGCCGCTGGCGGCGATGACCGCGGTGAGCGAGCTGCTCGAGGAGGAGGCGGACTCGCTCGGCGAGCAGGGGGCACCCGCCGCACGGCTGGTGGTCGCCGAGATCGACCGCCTCGCGACGCTTGTCGAGGACCTGATGGAGGTCTCCCGGTTCGACGCGGGCACCGCGGCACTGATCCTGGACGACGTCGACATCGCCGACCTGGTCACCGCGTGCCTGGACGCCCGGGCGTGGATGGACGCGGTGGACCTGCGCGCGCGGCGCGGGATCGTGGCGCGCGTCGACGCACGGCGCCTGGACGTCATGGTGTCGAACCTGGTCGGCAACGCGCTGCGGCACGGCGGGTCGCCGGTGACCGTGGAGATCCGCCGCGAGCCGCGCGCCCATACGCCGGGGGTGCTGGTCGACCCGGACGCGGAAGACCTGGTGATCGACGTCTCCGACACCGGCCCCGGGATTCCGGAGGACGTGTTGCCGCACGTGTTCGACCGCTTCTACAAGGCGGACAGCTCGCGGGCGCGCTCGGAGGGCAGTGGACTCGGCTTGTCGATCGTGATGGAGAACGCGCGGATCCACGGCGGTACGGCCCGGGCGACGAATATGCCCGGCGGCGGCGCGAAGTTCAGCCTGCGCCTCCCGCTGGTCCCGCCGGCCGACGACGACCGCGCCGAGATCGACGATCCGGACGCGGACGGGTGGGAGCCGGACCCGAACGACCCGGATCCGGGCGTATGGCCGGACGATGTGGCCCCGGACGGCGCGGACGACGCGGACGAGACCCCCGGCGCGACGACGGACGACAAGGCGGACGAGACCACCGAGGACGACGCGTCCCAGGACGCCCACCACCGGGGAGGCTCACGGTGACGGCGCGGCGACGGCGGCTGCCCGGTCTTCGGGGGCAGGTGCGGCGATCTCGTGCCGTCCTCGCGCTGATCGCGGCCCTCGGTGCGGCGCTGTTGGTCACGGGCTGCGGGATTCGGGCGACCGAGGGGCCGATCAACGCCGGTGATCCGGCGCGGCGGCCGTCGACGCCGGGCAACGGGACCGGGCCGGGCACGTCGAAGCACGCGATCTATCTCGTGCGGGACGGGCGTCCGCAGGCCGTGCAGCGCGGCGGGGCGGTCGTGCTGCCCACGCCGGACCAGAGCACGACACGTCCGACGTCGCCGAACGACCCGGAGCGGCGGTCGCTGATCGTGCGCCTGCTGCTCGAACTCGGGCAGGGGCCCAGTGCCGAGGAGGCCGCGCAGGGGTGGACCACCGCGCTGCCTCCGGGCGGCGTGAAGCCCGCCGATCCGCTGCCGGGCGACCCGGTGGACCTCGTCCGGCTGGACGTCGCCTCTCTCGGCGCGCTGGACCCGCTCGCGCTCGGTCAGATCGTGTGCACGCTGCAGCACGCGGCGAAGTCGCATCCGATCAATTTCGGTGCCCGTACCGGAGGGGGTGTGGCTCAGAACTGCGCGTCGTTCGAGACGCCGTCCCCCGCCGTGCGCCCGACGAAGGCGACCGCGGCCCGGTAGGGCGGTGTCGGGGGCAACCCCTACGCCGTGCGGAGGAGGCCCCGACTCCCGCGGGGTCGGTCCAGGGCGGGACGTGAGGAGGACGGCAGGGCGGCTCGGGCGGCGTAGCTTCGAAAGGGAGGCGGTGCCATGGGGGCGCCGCACCGAGGAGATGATCGTCATGTCGTATGCCGCACCGACAAGTCCGAGGCTGACGCGGCCCCGCGAGGGCCGGATGATCGCCGGTGTCTGTGCCGGCATCGCGAACCGCTTCGGGTGGTCCCCGACCACCGTGCGGATCGTCTTCGTGTTGTCGTGCCTGCTGCCCGGTCCGCAGTTCCTGCTGTACCTGGCGTTGTGGGTCATCGTGCCGAAGGAGCGCTGACGCGCGTCCCCGGGCATGCGCCCGGGGAACCCCGGCCTGCGCATATCATCCGAACGGCGGACAGAGGCGGGACAGAGGCGTAGGCAAAGGGGGGCCCGGTGGGGCCGGCGCACCAGAAGAACCGGATCATCACCCTGTCCGTGACGGGCGGAGTGCTTGTCACGGTGCTGGGGTTGTTCCTCAGCGGCATGCTGGCGATCAAGGCGGGCGAGACGTCCGCGATGTCGTCGAAGCGGTACTCCGACCAGGAGATCGACGACAGCAACCGCTTTTGGGACGACGAGGGCAAGGTCGGCGAGGCCAAGCCGGTCGGCCCGCAGGGGGTCGAGGCGCCGTCCTCGCCGAACTTCCGGGCGCCGCAGACCGTCGAGGCCGAATTGGTCGACGACCCGTACGACGAACCGGACAAGGCGATCCGGGGCAAGATCGTGTTCGAGGTGCCGGGCGGCGTCGCGGAGTGCAGCGGCACGGTGGTCCACCATCCGACCGGCAACATGGTGTGGACGGCCGCGCACTGCCTGCACGGCGGCCGGGGCGGCGACTACTACAAACGCATCATGTTCATCCCGGGCTACGACGGCGACGGCACGACGACGGCGCAGAAGATGCCGTACGGCCGCTGGCCCGTGCGTGAGGTGCGGGTGAGCGACCAGTGGATCCGTGACGCGGATCCGGAACGCGACAGCACCGCGTCGCCTTTCGACTTCGGTGCGTTCATCGTCGAGCCGCCGGCGGGGAAGAAATCGCTGGAGGACGAGTTGGGGACGAGCGCGAAGATCAGGTTCAACGCGCCGCGCAATCTCGACGTCGAGTCGTACGGATATCCCGGCGAGGATCCTTACGACGGACGCCGGATGTACACGTGCTCGTCGCCGACCACCGATTTCAGCAATACCGGCTGGCCGGATCCCGCGATGCTGTGGATGGGCTGCACGATGACCGGGGGGTCGAGCGGCGGCGGGTGGTTCGCCGAAATCGACGGCGAACAGTATTTGGTGAGCAACATATCGCTGGGGATAACGATGCGTTCCGCCAAGACGATGACCGGGCCGTATCTGGGCAATGTGGCCCACGAGTTGTACGACGGATTCTGACGCGGATTCATCCTTGCGGGTGACGGCCGCCGCGGTCGCGGCGCGCCTCGCCGCCTCGCCGCGTCGCCGCCCGGTCGCGATGCCGGATGCCGCGTCCGCCCCCGGGCATGCGGAAGCCGCCGGGCGCGTCGCGAGGGTGACGACGCGCGCCGGCGGCGGGGAGCCGCGGTGTCAGGCAGCGACGCCGGGCAGGCCGGGGAGCGTGGCGGCGGGCAGGCCGGCCGTGACCGCGTTCGTGGCGTCGGGCAGGCCGGGAACGCCCAGGTCGGGGACGGCCGGGAGGGTCGACGAGGCGGTCTCGACGACCTGCCCGGGCGTTGCCGGGAGGGCCGCGAAGGCCGGGGTGCCGGTGACGGGCGGCAGCCCCGCGGGCAGCGCCTTCCCGGCGGTGCCGGCGACGGCGTCGGTGACCTGGCCGGTGCCCAGGGTGTCGGTGACCTGGCTGACGCTGAACGGGCCGATCGTCCCGGCGTTCTCCTGCGCGACCTTCGGTACCGTCGGGGTCTGCGGCGCGGCCGTGTGGTCGGCGGCCAGCGCGGGGGCCGCGGCCCCGGCGGCGATCGCCGCACCGAGCCCCGCCGTGACTGCGACCTTGCGTACCGATCCCATATGCACCTCATCTTCCGGACGCGACTCACGCCACGTGCTTGATTGGGCACGAAAGGTAGCGAACGCGAGGCGCCGGGCGCAAAGCGCGGGCGGCGGCGCCCGGGGGCGCGAACCGGGGGCGCCCGGAAGGATTCCGGGGCGGCTCAGGACCGCGGGAAAAGCCATTCCGAACGCAGTGCGGCGTATCCGGGTTTGATCACCTCGTTGATCATCGCGAGGCGTTCGTCGAAGGGGATGAACGCACTTTTCATCGCGTTCACGGTGAACCACTGGATGTCGTCGAGGTCGTATCCGAACGCCCCGGCCAGGTGCCCGAATTCGCGGCTCATCGACGTTCCGCTCATCAGGCGGTTGTCCGTGTTCACGGTCACGCGGAAATACAGGCGCCGCAGCAGCCCGATGGGGTGGTCGCCGTACGAATCGGCCGCGCCCGTCTGGAGGTTCGACGTCGGGCACATCTCCAGCGGAATGCGCTTGTCGCGGACGTACGCCGCGAGGCGGCCGAGCCGCACACCGCCGCTCTCGTCGACGGTGATGTCGTCGATGATCCGGACCCCGTGGCCGAGGCGGTCCGCACCGCACCACTGCACGGCCTCCCAGATCGAGGGCAGTCCGAACGCCTCGCCGGCGTGGATCGTGAAGTGGAAGTTCTCGCGCTGGAGGTATTCGAACGCGTCGAGGTGGCGCGTGGGCGGGTGGCCGGCCTCGGCGCCCGCGATGTCGAAGCCGACGACGCCCCGGTCGCGGTGGCGGTTGGCGAGTTCGGCGATCTCGCGCGAGCGGGCGGCGTGGCGCATCGCGGTCAGCAGCGCGGCGACCTTGATGCGGTGGCCGCGGGCGGTGGCGGCGCGTTCGCCGCGCCGGAAGCCCTCGTTGACGGCGTCGACGACCCGGTCGAGCGTCAGGCCGGCTTGGAGGTGCTGCTCGGGGGCGTACCGGATCTCGGCGTAGACGACGCCGTCGGCCGCGAGGTCTTCGGCGCATTCGGCGGCCACCCGGATCAGGGCCTCGCGGGTCTGCATGACCGCGCATGTGTGGGCGAAGGTCTCCAGGTAGCGTTCGAGCGAGCCGGAGTCGGCCGCCGCGCGGAACCACGTGCCGAGCTTGTCCGGGTCGGCGGACGGGAGTCGGTCGTACCCGACGGCCGCGGCGAGTTCGACGATCGTGTCCGGGCGCAGCCCGCCGTCGAGGTGGTCGTGGAGAAGGACCTTGGGCGCGCGGCGGATGTACTCGGCCGACAGCGGGAGCGTGTGTTGGCTGCGCATGGGGAGACTGTAAGTCCTACGCGCGTAGAATGCCCGCGGTTTTCGGCTCCCCGGCGCGCGTGTCCGCGGCGTCGACTCCGTGGCCGGACGGCGGGCCACCGGTGGCGGCGACCGCTCCGGGCGGGTCGGCGGCGGTCCGGCGCGGGCCGTCGGGTCGGCCGGATCAGGGCTGGCTCAGCAGGCGCCCCTTGCGGCCGAGCACGAACTCGCGGAACAGGCGCACCGGTTCGGTCTCCGTATGGCCGCGCAGCCAGGCCAGCCCAATCGTGCGGAACGCGCGCGGGGCGCTCACCGCGAGTTGGACCGTCCCGGGACGCGGCACCTCCGGCGCGGGCAGCAGCGCGACGCCGAGCCCGGCCGCGACCAACCCGCGCAGCGTCTCGGCCTCCTCCCCCTCGAAGGCGACGCGCGGCGCGAAACCGGCCTCCGCGCACAGGGCGTCGGTGATCCGGCGCAGCCCGTAGCCCGGCTCCATGCACACGAACCGCTCGCCGGACGCCTCCGCGAGGCGCACGCGCGACCGGGACGCGAGGCGGTGGTCGGCCGGGACCACGAGGTACAGCCGCTGCTCGTCGAGGGCCCGGACCTCCAGGACCGGGTCGTCGGGGAGCGGCGAGATCAGGCACATGTCCAGTTCGCCCGTCCGCACCCGGGTCAGCATCGCCGACCCCGCGTCCTGCACGAGCGAGAAGCGGATGCCGGGGTGGTCGGCGCGGAAGTCGCGCAGCAGGCCCGGGACGGCCTCGGCGCCCATGGTGTGCACGAAGCCGAACGCGACCTTGCCGCGCGTCGCGCTGACGTCCCCGCGGATCTCGCCGCACGCCCGGTCGAGGCGGTCGAGCATCGGTGCGACGGCGGAGAGGAGGGTGTGGCCCTGCGGGGTGAGGCGGACGCCGCGGCCGGTCCGGACGAGCAGCGGCGCGCCGAGTTCGGCTTCGAGCCGGGCCAGGCTCCGGCTCAGCGTCGGCTGCGGGATCCCGAGGGCTTCGGCGGCGCGCGTGACGTGCTCGGCCTTCGCGACGGCGACGAACTGCACGAGCCGGGGCACGAGCGCGGCGACGGCCGCGCCCTCGTCGCCGGGTGTGCGGGAATCCGGACGGCGGCGATCCGGTTGCGCCCGCGCCGACCTGCTGTCATGCGTCATGGCATCGATTATGGACATCTCATGCATTGGACGCATGACCGGGAGGGCCGTAGCGTCCCAGACATGTCCGCGTCGTCCACGTCCGCAGCCGCCCCCGCCACCACTCCCCCGCCGCGCCGGCACGCGCTCGGCTCGGCGGGCCTCCGCCGCGTCAACCTCGCGCTGTTCCTGGCCGGTTGCGCGACGTTCGCGATGCTCTACACGACGCAGACGCTTCTCCCGCAGCTCTCCGACGCGTTCCACCTGACGCCCTCTCAGGCGAGCTGGTCCGTGTCGGTGGCCACCGGCGCGCTGGCGCTCGCGGTGATCCCGGTCAGCATGCTGTCGGAGCGCTGGGGACGCACGCGCGTCATGACCGTCTCCGTGTTCTCCGCCGCGCTGCTGGGCGTACTGGCCGCGTTCGCCCCGGACTTCGGGACGCTCGTCGCCCTGCGCACCCTCCAGGGCGTGGCCCTCGCGGGCCTGCCCGCCACGGCGATGGCGTATCTCTCCGAGGAGGTCGAGGGCACGTCGCTCGGCGCCGCGATGGGGCTGTACGTCGCGGGCAACAGCATCGGCGGCATGGGCGGACGGCTGGTGACCGGGCTGGCCAGCGACCTGGGCGGCTGGCGTACGGCGCTGCTCACGATCGGCGTGGTCGCGCTGCTGTGCGCGATCGCGTTCCGCCTGCTGGTGCCGGCGTCCCGCAACTTCCGCCCGACCCCCGACGGCAACCGCGCCGCCGTGTCGGCGCTGCGCACGCACCTGGCCGACCCCACCCTGCGCCGCCTCTACCTGCTCGGCATGCTCTTCATGGCGGCGTTCGGCACGATCTACAACTACCTCGGCTACCGCCTGCTCGCCGAGCCCTTCGGCCTCCCGGAGGCCGTGGTCGGCGCGGTCTTCGTGATCTACCTCGCCGGCACGGCGAGTTCGGCCTTCACCGGCCGCGTGGTCGGCCGCATCGGCCACCGCCGCACCCTGTGGGCCGCCGCGGCCGTCACCTCCCTCGGCGCCCTCCTCACCCTGCCCGACCACCTGGCCCTGATCGTCCCGGGCCTGGTCATCC is from Yinghuangia sp. ASG 101 and encodes:
- a CDS encoding LysR family transcriptional regulator codes for the protein MTHDSRSARAQPDRRRPDSRTPGDEGAAVAALVPRLVQFVAVAKAEHVTRAAEALGIPQPTLSRSLARLEAELGAPLLVRTGRGVRLTPQGHTLLSAVAPMLDRLDRACGEIRGDVSATRGKVAFGFVHTMGAEAVPGLLRDFRADHPGIRFSLVQDAGSAMLTRVRTGELDMCLISPLPDDPVLEVRALDEQRLYLVVPADHRLASRSRVRLAEASGERFVCMEPGYGLRRITDALCAEAGFAPRVAFEGEEAETLRGLVAAGLGVALLPAPEVPRPGTVQLAVSAPRAFRTIGLAWLRGHTETEPVRLFREFVLGRKGRLLSQP
- a CDS encoding MFS transporter, which gives rise to MSASSTSAAAPATTPPPRRHALGSAGLRRVNLALFLAGCATFAMLYTTQTLLPQLSDAFHLTPSQASWSVSVATGALALAVIPVSMLSERWGRTRVMTVSVFSAALLGVLAAFAPDFGTLVALRTLQGVALAGLPATAMAYLSEEVEGTSLGAAMGLYVAGNSIGGMGGRLVTGLASDLGGWRTALLTIGVVALLCAIAFRLLVPASRNFRPTPDGNRAAVSALRTHLADPTLRRLYLLGMLFMAAFGTIYNYLGYRLLAEPFGLPEAVVGAVFVIYLAGTASSAFTGRVVGRIGHRRTLWAAAAVTSLGALLTLPDHLALIVPGLVILTIGFFAGHTAASAAVGLRATTGRAQASALYIAAYYLGSSLGGPLGGVAFHTMAWPGAVLFVLVVCAAATVAATRLKSPADRPFPARNARNGRRGPAQAI